From a single Candidatus Izimaplasma bacterium HR1 genomic region:
- the ecfA1_2 gene encoding Energy-coupling factor transporter ATP-binding protein EcfA1, translating into MQPVLSMKNVSFKYLIGKEKVFEDISLDIYEGEFVAIAGKNGSGKTTLCNLLRGFIPHLNTGKLSGEILLRGESIPDTELSELADKIGYIFQNPFIQDSGIKETVYEEIGFGLENLGVPRDLMIERIESTIKLLKIEDLQDKHPAELSGGQRQRVAIASILAMDPGVLIIDEPTSQLDPQGTEEIFEIIKLLKEQKKTIILVEHKIDQVAEYADRVILLSDKKIIFDGPTNEIFANEKVMEYGTNLPQVAKLGIRYNKEVQKIEKIPTVLKDAVKVFKK; encoded by the coding sequence ATGCAACCAGTATTATCAATGAAGAACGTATCATTTAAATATTTAATAGGTAAAGAAAAAGTATTTGAAGACATTAGTTTAGATATCTATGAAGGTGAATTTGTAGCAATCGCTGGTAAAAATGGTTCAGGGAAAACTACTTTGTGTAATCTTTTAAGAGGATTTATTCCTCATTTAAATACCGGTAAATTATCAGGAGAAATCCTTTTAAGGGGAGAATCAATTCCTGACACGGAATTAAGTGAATTAGCTGACAAAATTGGTTACATCTTCCAAAATCCGTTTATTCAAGACAGTGGAATTAAAGAAACTGTTTATGAAGAAATTGGTTTCGGTTTAGAAAATTTAGGTGTACCAAGAGATCTTATGATTGAACGAATTGAAAGTACAATCAAATTATTAAAAATTGAAGATCTTCAAGATAAACATCCAGCTGAATTAAGTGGTGGACAACGACAAAGAGTTGCTATTGCTTCAATCTTAGCAATGGATCCAGGTGTTTTAATCATTGATGAACCAACATCACAATTAGACCCTCAAGGTACAGAAGAAATCTTTGAAATTATCAAATTATTAAAAGAGCAAAAGAAAACAATTATCTTAGTAGAACATAAAATAGATCAAGTAGCAGAATACGCTGATCGTGTTATCTTACTTAGTGATAAGAAAATCATATTTGATGGTCCTACTAATGAAATCTTTGCTAATGAAAAAGTTATGGAATATGGAACTAACTTACCACAAGTTGCTAAGTTAGGTATTCGTTATAATAAAGAAGTACAAAAAATCGAAAAAATACCAACTGTATTAAAAGATGCAGTTAAAGTATTTAAGAAGTAG
- the ecfA2_2 gene encoding Energy-coupling factor transporter ATP-binding protein EcfA2, which produces MGIIVKDVVFNYPNGFCAIDGVSINIEHGEKIAIIGQNGAGKTTFVKMMNNLLRPTEGTISVDDVDLSTLTTAQISRKVGYVFQNPGDQLFNRTVFDEIAYNPRYNKLGESKVKELVEDAAEMCGITEFLKSNPYDLPFGMRKFVTIACVIAMGSEYIILDEPTAGQDLDGLKLQSKIIDELIKRDKTVIIITHDMEFVIDNFERIIVMANKKIVTDSNSHDVFWDFDVLEKANLKQPSISKLGNELGITGIVNIDEFLEKYRK; this is translated from the coding sequence ATGGGAATTATCGTAAAAGATGTGGTATTTAACTACCCGAATGGTTTCTGTGCTATTGATGGTGTATCTATAAATATCGAACATGGTGAAAAAATCGCTATTATCGGACAAAATGGTGCTGGTAAAACAACATTTGTAAAAATGATGAACAATTTACTTAGACCTACAGAAGGTACTATCTCAGTTGATGATGTTGATTTAAGTACATTAACTACAGCACAAATTTCAAGAAAAGTTGGATATGTTTTCCAGAATCCTGGAGATCAGTTATTTAATAGAACTGTATTTGATGAAATAGCTTATAACCCTAGATACAACAAATTGGGTGAAAGCAAAGTCAAAGAATTAGTTGAAGATGCTGCTGAAATGTGTGGAATTACTGAATTCTTAAAAAGTAATCCATATGATTTACCATTTGGAATGCGTAAATTTGTTACAATAGCTTGTGTTATTGCTATGGGTAGTGAATATATTATTCTTGATGAACCAACAGCAGGACAAGACCTTGATGGTTTAAAACTACAAAGTAAAATCATTGATGAATTAATCAAAAGAGATAAAACTGTTATAATCATTACTCATGATATGGAATTTGTTATTGATAATTTCGAAAGAATTATCGTAATGGCAAATAAAAAAATCGTAACTGATTCAAACAGTCATGATGTATTCTGGGACTTTGATGTCTTAGAAAAAGCAAATCTTAAGCAACCGAGTATTTCGAAACTAGGGAACGAACTAGGAATTACTGGAATAGTTAACATTGACGAATTCTTGGAGAAATATAGAAAATAG
- the rihB_5 gene encoding Pyrimidine-specific ribonucleoside hydrolase RihB, with amino-acid sequence MIILDVDPGIDDSLAILLALKSKLNIVGITVASGNVEVNQASVNAIKACEMAGKKVPVYKGAKLPLFKEYVDATDTHGSDGLSGMNYKVKRVAKDGAVDYILDMIRQHPGEITICALGPLTNIALAIQKDKETMMKIKEIVIMGGAAKIHGNCSPVAEYNFWVDPDAAKQVFQANLPNVTLAGLDVTYDILFSPNMREMVKQFGGEVAEYVHNITQFYVDFHWAQERTLGCIINDPLLVAYLIDRTVLTSYDCAIDVQTEGICIGESVVGFNLPVEYQKLYPYNAKMCMDVDKTKFFDIFFETIFPEHVEDYRLMKKRGYIL; translated from the coding sequence ATGATTATACTCGATGTCGATCCAGGGATAGATGATTCTCTTGCGATCTTACTTGCACTAAAATCAAAACTTAATATCGTTGGAATCACAGTAGCAAGTGGAAATGTAGAAGTTAATCAAGCAAGTGTAAATGCAATAAAAGCTTGTGAGATGGCTGGTAAAAAAGTTCCTGTATATAAAGGAGCTAAACTACCATTATTTAAAGAATATGTTGACGCGACAGACACTCACGGTAGTGATGGACTTAGCGGAATGAATTATAAAGTAAAACGAGTTGCGAAAGATGGTGCTGTTGATTATATCTTAGATATGATAAGACAACATCCAGGTGAAATCACAATATGTGCCCTTGGACCACTAACTAATATCGCACTAGCTATTCAAAAAGATAAAGAAACAATGATGAAAATAAAAGAAATTGTAATTATGGGTGGAGCTGCAAAAATTCACGGTAACTGTTCACCAGTTGCTGAATACAATTTCTGGGTAGATCCAGATGCAGCAAAACAAGTATTCCAAGCTAATTTACCAAATGTAACATTGGCAGGACTTGATGTAACTTACGATATCTTATTCTCACCAAACATGAGAGAAATGGTTAAACAATTCGGTGGTGAAGTTGCTGAATACGTACATAATATTACACAGTTCTATGTTGATTTCCACTGGGCTCAAGAAAGAACATTAGGATGTATCATTAATGATCCATTACTAGTTGCCTACTTAATCGACAGAACCGTACTAACAAGTTATGATTGTGCTATTGATGTTCAAACTGAAGGTATTTGTATCGGTGAATCAGTTGTTGGATTTAACTTACCAGTTGAATACCAAAAATTATATCCATATAACGCTAAAATGTGTATGGATGTAGATAAAACAAAATTCTTTGATATCTTCTTTGAAACAATTTTTCCTGAACATGTTGAAGACTATAGACTAATGAAAAAGAGAGGTTATATATTATGA
- the rihB_2 gene encoding Pyrimidine-specific ribonucleoside hydrolase RihB — MRRIIIDTDTASDDAVAIIMAMRSPLFKVEAITVVAGNIPIDLACKNALISVEKSNTYHAPVYKGASKPIDRKLHTAEFAHGLNGMGDIELTEPKQKLEDKHAVDAIIELVAKYPYEIELVAIGPLTNVALAIKQNPNVMKKLKGIFVMGGNGLVEGNITPYAEFNYYVDGLAAKIVSNFNITITQLPWHTCLEGVYVRDNDVTRISELNELGKWVVDINSSLIKYSNENHNINGFVVCDAGIIALMIDPSIGTKYVEASSDIVIDNEEHYGEQVTVDGKTNYNVCTNMSYERFVDLLIELLE, encoded by the coding sequence ATGCGAAGAATTATTATAGATACTGACACTGCTAGCGATGATGCTGTAGCTATTATTATGGCTATGAGATCACCTCTTTTTAAAGTTGAAGCAATCACTGTTGTTGCTGGGAATATACCCATTGATTTGGCTTGTAAAAATGCCCTGATTTCCGTTGAGAAATCTAATACTTATCATGCACCTGTCTATAAAGGCGCTTCAAAGCCTATTGACAGAAAATTACACACTGCAGAGTTCGCTCACGGGTTAAACGGTATGGGTGACATTGAATTAACTGAACCAAAGCAAAAACTAGAAGACAAACATGCTGTTGATGCAATTATTGAATTAGTAGCTAAGTATCCTTATGAAATAGAATTAGTAGCAATCGGTCCTTTAACTAATGTTGCACTAGCTATTAAGCAGAATCCGAATGTAATGAAGAAATTAAAAGGCATCTTTGTCATGGGTGGTAACGGACTAGTCGAAGGAAACATCACTCCCTATGCTGAATTTAATTATTACGTTGATGGTTTAGCCGCTAAAATCGTTTCTAACTTCAATATTACAATTACTCAGTTACCTTGGCATACTTGTTTAGAAGGCGTTTATGTTCGTGATAATGATGTTACGAGAATTAGTGAATTGAATGAACTTGGAAAGTGGGTTGTTGATATTAATTCAAGTCTAATAAAATACAGTAATGAAAATCATAATATTAACGGGTTTGTTGTTTGCGATGCTGGAATCATTGCTTTAATGATTGATCCAAGTATCGGAACTAAATATGTCGAAGCATCTAGTGATATCGTCATTGATAACGAGGAACACTATGGTGAGCAAGTAACTGTTGATGGTAAAACCAATTATAATGTTTGCACCAATATGAGTTATGAAAGATTTGTCGATTTATTAATTGAACTATTAGAATAA
- a CDS encoding MFS transport protein AraJ: MKKYAIVILTLLTFVTVVEFSIVMPLGPQIADKYSISRNHISWLFVGYTFMGVFTPIIGYLADKYGLKRFIISSVVFFIIGAFMNSVVTSAVGYFIGRSIIGLGYYAITTLVIVYSSKIISYNHLGIVSGIYKFAFAGAMFAAPIIGTFYVQYFDISALYLSLAIATFILLLLLIPIKEIKGENDISLGDLKNMMKDRNVILMMTATFMLSVPSVFFFNYLSTHLQDIGYSVERASMMFTIVASGSIFAAILILLISDKVGKLRMAKVGIVIATFAMLGFLFNIDIVIIIAGILFGIGYDIIWGLFFPVSSKMYDVGVNSYIAVLSMSMAAAGVFTNLVAPIVMEKWNFSGNVVISFVALILTFITFYYGTIKFKSRLN, from the coding sequence GTGAAGAAATATGCAATTGTTATTCTAACTCTTTTAACATTCGTTACTGTTGTTGAGTTTAGTATAGTGATGCCTCTTGGCCCACAAATAGCAGATAAATATAGTATTTCTAGAAATCATATTTCATGGCTATTCGTTGGTTATACCTTTATGGGTGTATTTACACCAATCATTGGTTATCTAGCGGATAAATATGGGCTGAAAAGATTTATTATTAGTAGTGTAGTATTCTTTATAATTGGTGCTTTTATGAACTCAGTTGTAACTTCAGCTGTAGGTTATTTTATAGGTAGAAGTATTATTGGTTTAGGATATTATGCGATAACTACATTAGTAATTGTTTACTCAAGTAAAATTATTAGTTACAATCATTTAGGTATTGTTAGTGGAATATATAAATTTGCCTTTGCCGGAGCGATGTTTGCTGCTCCAATAATTGGTACATTCTATGTTCAGTACTTTGATATCTCTGCGTTATATCTTTCATTAGCAATCGCAACATTTATTTTATTACTGCTTCTAATTCCTATAAAGGAAATTAAAGGAGAGAATGATATAAGTCTTGGTGATTTGAAAAACATGATGAAAGATCGCAATGTAATCTTAATGATGACAGCAACATTTATGTTATCAGTACCTAGTGTATTCTTCTTTAATTATTTAAGTACACATTTACAAGATATTGGTTACTCAGTAGAACGAGCTAGTATGATGTTTACAATAGTTGCTAGTGGTTCAATCTTTGCAGCAATCCTTATCTTATTAATTAGCGATAAAGTCGGAAAACTTCGAATGGCAAAAGTTGGTATTGTTATCGCAACTTTCGCAATGCTAGGATTTCTATTCAATATAGATATTGTCATTATTATAGCCGGAATTCTTTTCGGGATTGGTTATGACATTATATGGGGATTATTCTTCCCTGTATCATCTAAAATGTATGATGTTGGTGTAAATAGTTATATAGCTGTTCTTAGTATGAGTATGGCAGCAGCAGGTGTCTTTACAAATTTAGTTGCGCCTATTGTAATGGAAAAATGGAATTTCTCAGGAAATGTCGTTATTTCCTTTGTAGCATTAATCTTAACATTTATAACTTTCTATTATGGAACTATAAAATTTAAATCTCGACTCAATTAA
- the acpP_2 gene encoding Acyl carrier protein, producing the protein MVFEKVKEIIAEELGIELDEIKMESDLTDDLGADSLDAIELIMEVESQFDVEIADSEATKIKAVSDIVEYLIAQGK; encoded by the coding sequence ATGGTTTTTGAAAAAGTTAAAGAAATAATCGCAGAAGAATTAGGAATCGAATTAGATGAAATCAAAATGGAATCTGACTTAACTGATGACTTGGGGGCGGACAGTCTAGATGCTATTGAATTAATCATGGAAGTTGAATCACAATTCGATGTTGAAATTGCTGATAGTGAAGCTACAAAAATCAAAGCAGTTTCAGATATTGTTGAATATTTAATTGCACAAGGAAAATAA
- the polA gene encoding DNA polymerase I produces the protein MSKLILIDGSNIMFRAYYGTAYSGNLMRNSKGQYTNAVFGFVNMMNSVLREDFTHMLVAFDKSGKTFRHDKFEDYKGGRKPMPDEFRSQIDLIKKSLDVLGVKQREIYLIEADDIIGTYSTKYYDQFDEIEIISNDKDLLQLLNDKVSMRASKKGMQNYTLYTPELLQELMGVAPNQVTDLKGLMGDASDNLPGIPGVGEKTAVKLLAQYQTLEGVLEHKDELKGKLGERVREHYESAILCKEIATIKTDVEFEFTLDQVEYHGVNEEEMLEFYKELELHSLIKKYVKKIPKVKKDFSYKVIDNIFDLDDILKPDSYLTLETFNPNYHLAKILGFGLVNDLGNFFIPYDLLHQSLNFQLYLSDENIKKNVHDVKMMKVCLMNDLYDIRGVEFDLLLAAYILNPNNTKEDFKVIVNSFDYDDISYHEEVYSKGAKYHIPEENVYQTYAVKKAFAIKELKEELITKLKANNQLDLLNDMELPVANVLAEMEFNGILVDQDKLASLNKEISAKIETITKEIYELAGTEFNVSSPKQLGLILFDNLGLPFGKKTKTGYSTNVDVLTKLLGKHPIIEKIMTYRTLTKLFSTYIIGLENTILKDGKIHTIYRQAFTSTGRLSSIEPNLQNIPIRYQEGREIRKVFIPAKGNKLLAADYSQIELRVLAHMANEKVLISAFNNNEDIHTKTAQKIFQKEEITSLERRQAKAVNFGIIYGQSAWGLSEEINIGAKEAERFITTYYEEFPGIKTFMDEVIDGAKNNGYAETLYHRRRYLPELNSSVYMQREAGKRNAMNAPIQGSAADIIKIAMIEIDKVIKSKRLKSKLLLQIHDELVFDVDKNEIEIMEKLVIDTMEACVKLQVPLKVEQESGINLYETK, from the coding sequence ATGAGTAAATTAATATTGATAGATGGTTCAAATATAATGTTTAGAGCGTATTACGGTACGGCATATTCTGGGAATCTAATGCGCAACTCAAAAGGGCAATATACAAATGCTGTTTTTGGATTTGTAAATATGATGAATAGTGTCTTAAGAGAAGACTTTACCCACATGTTGGTTGCATTTGATAAGTCAGGAAAAACATTCCGCCATGATAAGTTTGAAGACTATAAAGGTGGCAGAAAACCAATGCCTGATGAATTTAGATCACAAATTGATCTTATTAAAAAAAGTCTTGACGTTTTAGGTGTAAAACAACGAGAAATATATTTGATAGAAGCTGATGATATTATCGGTACATATTCAACGAAATATTATGATCAATTCGATGAAATAGAAATAATTAGTAATGATAAAGATTTACTACAATTATTAAATGATAAAGTAAGTATGCGAGCTAGTAAAAAAGGGATGCAGAACTATACACTATATACTCCTGAATTACTTCAAGAACTTATGGGTGTAGCACCTAATCAAGTCACTGATTTAAAAGGTTTAATGGGGGACGCTAGTGATAATTTACCAGGGATACCTGGTGTTGGTGAAAAAACTGCAGTTAAACTTCTAGCTCAGTACCAAACACTTGAGGGTGTTTTAGAACATAAAGATGAGTTAAAAGGGAAACTAGGAGAACGAGTTAGAGAACATTATGAAAGTGCAATTCTCTGTAAAGAGATTGCGACTATTAAAACTGATGTTGAATTTGAATTTACACTTGATCAAGTTGAGTATCACGGTGTTAATGAAGAGGAAATGCTCGAATTCTATAAAGAGTTAGAACTTCATTCTTTAATTAAGAAATATGTCAAAAAAATTCCTAAAGTTAAAAAGGATTTTTCTTATAAAGTAATAGATAATATTTTTGATTTAGATGATATTTTAAAGCCAGATAGTTATTTAACCTTAGAAACATTTAATCCCAATTATCACTTAGCTAAAATCTTAGGTTTTGGATTAGTAAATGATTTAGGTAATTTCTTTATACCTTATGATTTATTACATCAATCATTAAACTTTCAGTTATATTTAAGTGATGAGAATATAAAGAAAAACGTTCATGACGTTAAAATGATGAAAGTTTGCTTAATGAATGACTTGTACGATATTAGAGGTGTCGAGTTTGACTTATTACTCGCAGCTTATATCTTAAATCCTAATAACACAAAAGAAGATTTCAAAGTAATTGTTAATAGTTTTGATTATGATGATATTAGTTATCATGAAGAAGTGTATTCTAAAGGTGCTAAATACCATATACCTGAAGAAAATGTCTATCAAACATATGCCGTTAAAAAGGCTTTTGCGATAAAAGAGTTAAAAGAAGAACTAATTACAAAACTAAAAGCTAATAATCAATTAGATTTACTAAATGATATGGAATTACCAGTAGCTAATGTTCTTGCTGAAATGGAGTTTAATGGTATTTTAGTTGATCAAGATAAACTAGCTTCTTTGAATAAAGAAATTAGTGCTAAAATCGAAACAATTACTAAAGAAATATATGAATTAGCAGGAACTGAATTTAATGTTTCTTCTCCAAAGCAATTAGGGCTAATCCTTTTTGATAATTTAGGATTACCTTTTGGTAAAAAAACTAAAACAGGTTACTCAACCAACGTTGATGTTTTAACTAAACTTTTAGGGAAACATCCAATTATTGAAAAAATCATGACATACCGTACTTTAACTAAGTTGTTTAGTACATATATTATTGGTTTAGAGAATACGATTCTAAAAGATGGAAAAATCCATACGATTTACCGTCAAGCATTTACTTCTACAGGAAGGCTAAGTAGTATTGAACCAAACCTTCAAAATATTCCAATTAGATATCAAGAAGGTAGAGAGATAAGAAAAGTCTTTATCCCTGCTAAGGGTAATAAACTACTAGCTGCCGATTATTCACAAATTGAGTTAAGAGTTCTTGCGCATATGGCTAATGAAAAAGTCCTTATAAGCGCTTTTAATAATAATGAAGACATTCATACCAAAACTGCCCAAAAAATCTTCCAGAAAGAAGAAATCACTTCTTTAGAGAGAAGACAAGCTAAAGCAGTGAACTTTGGAATCATTTATGGCCAAAGTGCATGGGGGTTAAGTGAGGAAATAAATATTGGAGCTAAAGAAGCTGAAAGATTTATTACAACTTACTATGAAGAATTTCCAGGAATAAAAACGTTTATGGATGAAGTTATTGACGGTGCTAAGAATAATGGGTACGCTGAAACACTTTACCACCGAAGAAGATATTTACCAGAACTTAATTCTAGTGTTTATATGCAACGAGAAGCTGGAAAAAGAAATGCAATGAATGCACCTATCCAAGGTAGTGCTGCGGACATAATAAAAATTGCTATGATTGAAATTGATAAAGTTATAAAATCAAAAAGATTAAAATCAAAATTACTATTACAAATTCATGATGAATTAGTATTTGATGTTGATAAAAATGAAATAGAGATAATGGAAAAACTTGTTATTGATACAATGGAAGCTTGTGTTAAATTACAAGTGCCATTAAAAGTAGAACAAGAGAGTGGAATTAATTTATACGAAACAAAATAA
- the rihB_4 gene encoding Pyrimidine-specific ribonucleoside hydrolase RihB translates to MRKIIFDTDPGIDDAYAIVTAMKNPNMKVMGICTVAGNKGIEFTTTNAQKLVKFMNYDCKVYKGASESLLKVADDAGETHGTDGLGGVKLDFDQNSLSDMHAVDYILKTVKENPGEIELIVIGPVTNIALACRKDLETMKKVKAIYSMGGGVFRGNITPVAEFNYWYDAQALKEMFDLGYHVPIHMIGLDITHNSVITANDLEFMRMVGGELGELLYSMITPYVESYWKYSRYTGCVIHDLLAVIYAIDPTVCPSEEIYHSNLEVSTKGITIGQTVVDLVDSWKKPKNVYVPMKVDARKYKEKFFEIAFGKEVAEMYRKYVK, encoded by the coding sequence ATGAGAAAGATAATATTTGACACAGACCCGGGGATAGATGACGCTTACGCTATAGTTACAGCAATGAAGAATCCTAATATGAAAGTAATGGGAATATGTACAGTTGCAGGAAATAAAGGAATCGAGTTTACCACAACTAACGCTCAAAAATTAGTTAAGTTTATGAATTATGATTGCAAAGTATATAAAGGAGCTAGTGAATCACTATTAAAAGTAGCTGATGATGCTGGAGAAACTCATGGTACTGACGGTTTAGGAGGAGTTAAATTAGATTTTGATCAAAACTCACTATCTGATATGCATGCTGTTGATTACATTTTAAAAACAGTAAAAGAGAACCCAGGTGAAATCGAATTAATCGTGATTGGACCAGTTACTAACATTGCACTAGCTTGTAGAAAAGACCTAGAAACAATGAAAAAAGTAAAAGCCATTTATTCTATGGGTGGTGGAGTATTCCGTGGGAATATTACCCCAGTCGCAGAATTCAATTACTGGTATGATGCTCAAGCATTAAAAGAAATGTTTGATCTAGGATATCATGTTCCAATCCATATGATTGGATTAGATATCACTCATAATTCAGTAATTACGGCAAACGATTTAGAGTTTATGAGAATGGTTGGTGGAGAATTAGGTGAGTTATTATATTCGATGATTACTCCATATGTAGAATCTTATTGGAAATATAGTCGCTATACAGGTTGTGTAATTCATGACTTACTAGCTGTAATATATGCAATTGATCCTACAGTTTGCCCAAGTGAGGAAATATATCATTCTAACTTAGAAGTTTCTACTAAAGGGATAACTATTGGCCAAACAGTAGTAGATTTAGTTGATAGTTGGAAAAAACCTAAAAATGTTTATGTACCTATGAAAGTAGATGCAAGAAAATATAAGGAAAAATTCTTTGAAATAGCATTTGGTAAAGAAGTTGCTGAAATGTATAGAAAGTACGTGAAATAA
- the rihB_3 gene encoding Pyrimidine-specific ribonucleoside hydrolase RihB codes for MRKIIIDTDPGTDDAVAIIAASKQKDFDILGITTVAGNKGIETTTRNALGLVKFCNIDCKVYRGAEVSMQPRYLRTEDDSCHGINGMGGVDLAYDMADLSDQHAVDFILETVRANPNEVELLVIGPVTNIALAIEKDLETMKKVKAIYSMGGGVHSGNMNPVAEFNYWFDGKATKMMFELGEFVELHMVGLNVTHPSYFSPNDFWFLKLEGGEIGQFIFDVEMNTMEALGFLESGVIGNTIHDLLTVMYMMDHSLLTTVHANVEVATEDFIGQTVVDTLGLNKEAKKNAYVGIDVDVRKYKENFIDLVFGEDTGLLFKKHVKS; via the coding sequence ATGAGAAAAATAATTATTGATACAGACCCAGGTACTGATGATGCAGTAGCAATTATTGCTGCTAGTAAACAAAAAGATTTTGATATTTTAGGAATTACAACTGTAGCAGGTAACAAAGGAATTGAAACGACAACAAGAAATGCTCTTGGATTAGTTAAATTCTGTAATATAGATTGTAAAGTATATAGAGGTGCTGAAGTAAGTATGCAACCTCGTTATCTTAGAACTGAAGATGATAGTTGTCATGGTATAAACGGTATGGGTGGTGTTGACTTAGCATATGATATGGCTGATTTAAGTGATCAACATGCTGTTGATTTCATTTTAGAAACAGTAAGAGCTAATCCAAATGAAGTAGAATTACTTGTAATTGGACCTGTTACTAATATCGCTTTGGCAATCGAAAAAGATTTAGAAACAATGAAAAAAGTAAAAGCCATTTATTCAATGGGTGGAGGAGTTCATTCAGGTAATATGAATCCTGTTGCTGAGTTCAACTATTGGTTTGATGGAAAAGCTACAAAAATGATGTTTGAATTAGGAGAGTTTGTCGAACTACACATGGTTGGATTAAACGTTACTCATCCATCATATTTCTCACCGAATGATTTCTGGTTTTTAAAACTAGAAGGTGGAGAAATCGGACAATTTATCTTTGATGTTGAAATGAACACAATGGAAGCACTAGGATTCTTAGAATCAGGTGTAATCGGGAACACTATTCATGACTTGCTAACAGTAATGTATATGATGGATCATTCCTTATTAACTACAGTTCATGCAAATGTTGAAGTAGCTACTGAAGATTTTATTGGACAAACAGTAGTCGATACTTTAGGATTAAACAAAGAGGCTAAAAAGAATGCCTATGTAGGTATCGACGTAGATGTAAGAAAATATAAAGAGAATTTTATTGATTTAGTGTTTGGAGAAGACACAGGTCTTCTATTCAAGAAACACGTTAAAAGTTAG
- the ecfT_2 gene encoding Energy-coupling factor transporter transmembrane protein EcfT — protein MSKKGIISRMYPLAKLSIALILGTTSIIVQTWQFGYMFLLPLTMFLALIDGRFWSYFKKVLSVSIIFFSFIFLIQAFLVPEGAVMWEWKFLVLTEGGLNNALSITSVILSFLTTLLLVFETTNISDLMVSLQKTGMPNGAAYVFLASLQMIPQMNKRSKVIMQAQRARGIETEGNLLVRIKAFVPTLSPLIISSITDIGDKAQTLEARAFSATCKNTFYRQIKANTLDKILPVVVGLLCIAYIVWTYVPALGGM, from the coding sequence ATGTCTAAAAAAGGTATCATATCTAGGATGTACCCTTTAGCGAAACTAAGTATTGCGCTAATATTGGGAACAACCTCAATCATCGTTCAAACATGGCAATTTGGATACATGTTTTTACTACCATTAACAATGTTCTTAGCATTAATTGATGGAAGATTTTGGTCATATTTCAAAAAAGTTTTATCAGTATCAATTATATTTTTCTCGTTTATCTTTTTAATTCAAGCATTCTTAGTACCAGAAGGTGCAGTTATGTGGGAATGGAAATTTTTAGTATTAACAGAAGGTGGATTAAACAATGCATTAAGTATAACATCTGTTATCTTATCGTTTTTAACTACATTATTACTTGTATTTGAAACTACAAACATTAGTGATCTAATGGTTTCATTACAAAAAACAGGGATGCCAAACGGAGCAGCATATGTATTCTTAGCTTCATTGCAAATGATTCCGCAAATGAACAAAAGAAGTAAAGTAATTATGCAAGCTCAAAGAGCACGTGGAATTGAAACTGAAGGAAATTTGTTAGTACGTATTAAAGCTTTCGTACCAACATTGAGTCCGTTAATTATATCAAGTATCACTGACATCGGAGATAAGGCACAAACATTAGAAGCTAGAGCTTTCTCGGCAACATGTAAAAACACATTCTATCGTCAAATCAAAGCTAATACATTAGATAAGATTTTACCAGTAGTGGTTGGTCTATTATGTATTGCTTATATTGTATGGACATATGTTCCAGCATTAGGAGGTATGTAA